The Streptomyces collinus DNA segment GGCTCGTAGCGCATCAGGACCACGTCCTCGATCCGCCGCGACTCCAGCAGCCGGAGCCGGCCGCCCTGGTAGCCGCCGGGGCCGAAGAGGCGGGGTGCCCCGGGGTCGCCCACGAAGAGCGGGGCGAGGACCAGCTGGAGTTCGTCGGCGAGGCCCTGGGTGAGGAGCTGGGTGTGGATCGTGCCGCCGCCCTCGACCATGAGCCGCCCTACGCCCCGGACGTCGTGCAGGTGCGTGAGCAGCCGGCGCCAGTCGAGGCCGGCGCCGAGCGGGACGACGTCGGCGGCGAGGCCCAGGGCGCGGGCGCGTTCGGCGCCCCGGTCGGTGGTGTAGAGGACCTTCTCGCCGCCGGTGTGCCAGAAGCGGGCGTCCGGGTCGAGGTCGCCGGAGCCGCTGACGGTGACCTTCAGGGGGTACTCCGGTTTCCCGGCGGCCCGGCGGGCGGCCCGGCGTTCCTCGGAGTTCACCAGGAGCCGCGGGTTGTCGGCGCGGATGGTGCCGGCGCCGATCAGGATGGCGTCGACACCGGCCCGGACCTCGTCGACCCGGTCGAAGTCGGCCGGACTCGACAGGAGCAGGCGGTCGGGTCCGGTGTCGTCCAGGTAGCCGTCGAGGGAGACGGCGGCGGACAGCAGGACGTACGGGTGAGGCATCGACGCTCCGCGGCTGGTCGGGACGGCGGGACTGGGCAGGGCTTGGTTCAAGTTTGAAACAAACTTACACTGGTGGCATGACGACTCGCTGGCTCACCCCCGAGGAGCAACGTGCCTGGCGCGCGTACGTCGCCGCCTCGCTGCTTCTGGAGGACGCGATCGACCGGCAGCTCCAGCAGGACGCCGGCATGCCGCACCTGTACTACTCCATCCTGTCCGTCCTGTCGGAATCCCCGGAGCGGCGGCTGCGCATGACCGATCTCGCCGAGCGGCTGAAGATCACGCGCAGCAGGCTGACGTACGCGGTGACGCGGCTGGAGAAGGACGGCCTGCTGCGGCGCGAGGCCTGCCGGTACGACAAGCGGGGCAGTATCGCCGCGTTGACGGACGAGGGGTTCGCCGTGCTGGAGCGGGCGGCGCCCGGGCATGTCGACACCGTGCGGAGCTTCCTGTTCGACCGGCTCAGCGAGGAGCAGGTGGGGCAGCTGGAGGAGATCTCCGCGGCGATCGCGCAGGGGCTCCAGGAAGACGGTTCGCGGCCGACGGCGGACGAGGTGCCATGGCGGCGGAGGTCTTCACCGGCCTGTTCGTGACGCGCGTCACAGCGGTCCGGATTCCGATTGCTTCAAATTTAAAGCACGAGTAGGGTTCCGGATGTGGATCTGCTTCAAATCTGAAGCAGTACGGCTGTGCAGCCGAACAGGAAACGGAACCCGGAGGCCCCGCATGCCCGACACCCCCGCCGTCCTCGCCACCCCGCGCTCCCGCGTCCGGGTCCCGCTGCGCTTCCACGACGGCTACGAGGCCGACGCCGAGCTCGTCACCTTCCACGGGCTGGCCGACGGCCAGGAGCACGTGGCCGTGGTCCTCGGCGAGCCCGGCCCGGTCCCGCTGGTGCGGCTGCACTCCGAGTGCCTGACCGGGGACGTGTTCGGCTCCGCCCGCTGCGACTGCGGCCCGCAGCTGCGCGAGGCGGTCGAGGCCATCGCCGAGCGCGGCGGCGTGCTCCTGTACCTCCGCCAGGAGGGCCGCGGGATCGGCCTCTACAACAAGCTCGACGCGTACGCCCTGCAGGACGAGGGGCTCGACACGTACGAGGCGAACGCGGCGCTGGGGCTGCCGGAGGACGCCCGCGACTACACGGCCGCGGCCCAGATGCTCCGGGCCCTGGGCATCGGCGAACTGGACCTGCTCTCCAACAACCCCGACAAGGCGGGCCAGTTGCGCTCCCTGGGCGTCGGCGTCCGCGACCGGATCCCCACGGGCGTCTTCACGACCGCACACAACGTCCGCTACCTGCGCGCCAAGGTCCTCCAGACCCAGCACACGCTGCCGCTCGCCGCGCTGACGGAGCTCAGCGCCGGCTGAACCGCCTCCGGTCGGGCCGGGCACTGAACCGGGCTGCTTGCCCCTCGGTTCATCGGGTACAGCCTTTGGAAGAGGGCGACCTCATCAGTACCCGGAGCTTTATGGAAGTGACCGTTTCGTGACCGATCTCGGCGGCCCCGGCGACCACCGGGCGAGGAGACCGGGCGATGGCCCGGAGGCCGTCGCTTTGCAGATCGTCGATGCCGTGGAGAGCCTGACGGCGCTGTGGTCGGTCGCCGCCCAGGAGGCGTCCCTGCGCCTGTCCCCGCACCAGTTGCGGGCGTTGCGCACCGTGCAGGCGTCGCCGGGGCTGAACCTGACGGCCCTGGCGGACGGCCTGGACATCGGCCTTCCCACGGCCAGCCGCCTCTGTGACCGTCTTGGGGCGGCCGGGCTGCTGGAACGCACCCCGCACCCCGACACCCGCCGCGAGGTGCAACTGTGGCTCACGCCACACGGGCAGCACGTCCTGTGCGATGTCGCCGCCCGCCGCGCCCAGGCCCTGACGGCAGCGCTGGCAGCCATGCAGCCGGCCGAACGGGCAGCGCTGAGCAGGGGGTTGCGGGGCTTCCTGACGGCCCGGAACACGCAGCCGCCGGACGCCGACGGGCCGGAGAACCGGAGCGACTGAACGGGCCACGCCGGTCAGCCCGGGCTGGGACGGACGGGCACCGGCCAACCCCGGTGAGACAGCCGGCCACCGGCCAACACCGGTGAGACGGACGGCCACCGGCCAACCCCGGTGAGACGGACGGGCCGGCCCGGGTGAGGATGCCGGCCCGGGCCGGGCGGAGGGGTCACAGCGGCCGGTCCGAGTGGAGCAGGCAGGGCACGCACCCCGCGCACAGGGGCCCTCAGGCTCCCGAGCCGTGGCGGCTCACGCCACCCGCGGTCAGAACCGCCACGCACGTGTCGTCCCGCGTCGGCCGGGCCGCGCTCCCCGCGTCGCGGAGCACCACCGCGGCCGCCACCGCCGGGTCGCAGCCGGGCAGTACGCCGTCGTCGGGCGGCGTCCAGCGGCTCGGCAGGCCGTCGCTGTGGAGGACCAGCAGGCTGTCCGCATGCCAGGGCACCCGCTGCACCGGCACGGACGCCGGCGCCTGCGCGCCCACGATGCCCGGGTGGGACAGCAGCGCCTTCCACGCGCCGTCGGTCCGCAGCCTGGCACCGATGTTGCCGATGCCCGCGAAGCTCAACCGCGCCTCCCGAAGATCGAGTTGGGCCACGGCGACGGCCGCGCCCCGGGTGGGGCGCAGGGCCCGGCCCAGACTCCGCAGGATGTCGGCGGGCGGCAGCTCGGCCAGGCCGCGCAGCTCCTTCACCGCCAGGCCCGAGGCCTCGGCGGCCTTCGCACCGTGCCCCAGCCCGTCGGCGAGCAGCAGGGTCAGCCGGTCCCCGCCGCGCACCCGGCCCCAGGCGTCCCCGGACTGCTCGGCCCGGCCGAGGGGGACGTTGACGCCCCCGGCGCGCGGGCCCGGCGGGGGCGGCCCCTGGTTGCGGACGGCGGGCTCGTGCCCGATCCGGGCCATCACGACGGTGCCGCGGCCCGGCGCGCTGTGCAGATCGAAGTCGTTCGCTATGCGCCGGCACGTGCCGAGTCCGGCGCCGAGTGAGGCGGCGACGGTCGTGGTGTAGCCGTCGCGCATCGCCGCGGCGACGTCCGGGATGCCGGGGCCGTGGTCGAGCGAGACGAGCTGCACGGCCGCCCGGCGGCTGTCGTCGTGCCCCCGCTCGACGAGGTTGATCAGGATGCGCCCGCCGTCCGCGTGCCGCAGCAGGTTGGTGGCCAGCTCCGTCGCCACGAGCGCGGCGGTGGCGGTGCGGTTGGCGGGCAGGCCGGCGCAGGCGCTGGCCTCCTCCACCGCCACCCGCACGTCCCGCACCCGGGTGGAGTCGTCCACCGGCACGTCCCAGACCCTGCTCATCACGGCACCGTCCGGGAGGGCGGTACGACGGTGGCCCAGGCGGTGACGGTGACGGTGGTCCCCTCACCGGGCCGGCTGTCCACCTCGAACTCCTGCACCAGCCGCTTGGCTCCGCTCAGGCCCAGCCCGAGCCCGCCGCCGCTGGTGTAGCCGTCGGTCAGCGCCTGGTCCAGATCCCGGATGCCGGGCCCGGTGTCGACGAAGTCCAGCCGCAGCCCGTGCGACGACCCGGCGTCCAGCGGGGTGAGCCGCACATGGCCGCCCCCGCCGTGCACGAGGGTGTTGCGGGCCAGCTCGCTCGCCGCGGTGACGAGCTTGGTCTGCTGCACCAGCCCGAAACCGAGCTCGGCGGCGGCCTGCCGGACCTGCTGCCGCACCCACGCCAGATCGGCGTCCGAGCCGATCGGCAGGCTGGCCGGACCGGCATGGCGGGAAGCCTGCATCACGGACTCCCCTCGCCCCGGCGCGTGGTCACGCCCAGCATCTCCATCGCACGTTCGACGTCCAGGGCGGTCCGCAGGCCGGGCAGGGTGAGCCCCAGCTCGACCAGCGTGATCGCCACCGCCGGGCGCATCCCGGCCAGGACCGTACGGGCCGCCAGCAGCTTGGCCCCGGCGGCGATCTCGGCGAGGACCCGGCCCAGGAACGAGTCGACGATCTCCACACCGGAGATGTCGATCACGACGCCGTTCACCCGGGTGTGCGAGATCCGGGCCGTGATGTCCTGCTGGAGCTGCTCGGCCATCCCGTCATGCAGCTCCCCCTGGAGGGTGACCAGCAGAACGTCACCCAGCTGGAGGACCGGCACGGTGAAGCCGTGTCCGACCGCGGGCCCGTGTCCCGCGAACCCGGTCACCGCGTGCCCGCGTCCGCCGCCGCGCCGGCCGCCCGCAGCGGTGCGATCTCGACCCCCTGCTCGCTGAGCGCGTAGGCGAGCGCGTCCTCCAGGCTGGAGCGGGTGAGCACCGTGCCGAGGTCGATGCCCAGATGGACGATGGTCTGCGCGATCGCGGGCCGGATGCCGGAGACGATGCACTCGGCGCCCATCAGCCGCGCCGCCGCCACGGTCTTCATCAGGTGCTGGGCGACCAGGGAGTCGACGGTGGGCACGCCCGTGATGTCGAGGATGGCGTACCGGGCGCGCTCGGCGACGATCGCGTCCAGCAGGCTCTCCATCACCACCTGGCTGCGCGCACTGTCCAGCGTGCCGATCAGCGGTACGGCGACGGTGCTCTCCCACAGCTTGATCACCGGGGTGGCCACCTCGTGCAGCTGCTCGCGCTGCCGGGCGATCAGCTCCTCGCCCGCGCTGACCGTCGTCTCCATCACGACCAGGCGCAGCGTGCCCATGAGCACCGTCAGCGCCAGCACGGCCTCCTGGGCCTCGGGGGCGTACGGCTCCGGGAACTCGGCGCGCAGCAGCTCGGTCACCGGCTCGCGCAGCGCGGCCACCTCGCCGGCGACTCCGTCCGAGTCGATGCCCGTCCGGGCGCGGGAGGCCGCCATGCGCCCCAACTGGTCGCGCACGGCCTCGAATCCGGGCGCCCTGAGGTCGTCCAGCCGCCCCGTGGCCGCCACGGCCGCCAGCGCCGCGGTCACAGCCCTGCCCGCCTCCACGGCCTCGTCCCGTGAGACGGTGAAGACCGTGCGGAACAGCGCCGCGTCCGCCCAGCGTTGGGCGATCTGCTCCCGGCGCCGTTCCAGAAAGGCGCTCACCTGGTGAGCGGCCGGCTCCTGTTCCACGTTCTCTTCCGACACCGACACTTGCATCGCTCCCTTGCACGGGCCGGACCGAGGTCGCGCGACGGCGCCTCAGCCGTTACTTGCCGTATGACAAACATTAGTGCCGACGTTCGGCACCACCAAACAACTGCCCACCGGTGCCTCCCACCTGCGCCTTCCCCGTCCCTTACCGGCCACGCCAGTCCAGACACACCACGAGCGCGTCGTCGTCCGGGGTGGATCTGCCGCGGTGGCCCGTCAGTTCGCGCAGGATCGCCCGGGGCACCTCGGCGGCCGGCAGCAGCCGGGTCGACTGGATCGCCCGGGCCAGAGCGGCGTCCCCGTAGGCCTCACCGCCCGGGGAGGCGACGTCATAGACCCCGTCGCTGACGAAGACCAGCCGGTCGCCCGGCTCGACCCGGAACTCCTGGATCACGTAGTCGGTCTCCTCGAACATGCCGAGCGGCAACTGGGCGTCGAACGGCACCCGCTCCACCGCGCCCCGGCGCAGCCGCAGCATCTGCGGCGACCCGGCGTCCACCGCACGGACCCGGCCGGTGGCCAGGTCGAAGTCGAGCATGAGCACGGAGAGGTAGCAGCGGCCCCGGTAGTGGGCGTACACCGCCTGGTCGGCCAGGGCCGCCTGGTCGTCGATGGACAGCCCGGCCCGGCGCGCGTTGCGCAGGGCGTTGATCGCCAGGTTCGTCAGCAGGGAGGCCTCGATGCCCTCACCCATGCCGTTGGTGACGTAGAGGCTGAGCCGGTCGGCCGAGGCGGACCAGTCGAAGTTGTCGCCGAAGATCGCGTACGCCGGTTCCAGCTGTGCGCCCAGCTCGTACTCGGGGCGGGCGCAGGAGCGGCCCGGCAGCAGCTGCCACTGCATCTCGGCGGCCAGCGTGAGCCGGTCCCGGCGGCGCGCCTGGAGATACAGGTCGGTGTCGCGCTCGGCCACGTAGACCTCGTGCCCGAGCACCTCGGCGATCTCGGCCAGCTCGCCCAGGCAGCCCTCGGCGTGCTCCGCGCCCGGCAGGGTGACGGTCAGCACACCGAGCCGGTCGCCCCGCACGGTGACCGGCAGATGCGCCCGTACGCGATCGCCCGAGGGGCTCTCCACGTACGGCTCCTGGGCCCCGAAGGCCCGGCCCGCCGGGCTGTTGTGCACGGACACCGGCTGGTGGGTGTGCGGCAGCACGGACACCGGCTGAAGCACCGTCAGTCCGTAGTCGGCCAGGAAAAGCTCGACGGAGTCCGCCGCGTACTGATCGGTCAGTACACGACGGACCGCGTCCAGCAGTTGATGGGGCGCCGCCGTGCGCAGGGCGCGCTCGGCGGCCACGAATCTGCTCGTGATCGTGGTCACGGTGGTCTTTCACCATCCTCGGTGGGACGCCGACGCGTCCTCGAAACGGGTTCTTGTCCACGGGCCGGGAGACGGGTCCCGGGCGGTTCAGCCCACGCCTAGTACGCTGACGGCCATCCCGGTGCCTGCGAGAGTGTGACTGTGACTTCCCTCCGACCCCGCCCCGAGCCCACTGAGGTCGCCCGTGTGACCTCCACGGCCGCGGAGTTGCTGGAGGTCCTCTGGGGCCGGGCGTCGACCGCGCCGGCCTCCGCGTCCCAGCTGCGGGTGCTGCTCATGCTCGAACACCACGAGGGCATCAACCTGCGTACGCTCGCCGACTCCCTCGCCTCCACACCGCCCTCGACCAGCCGGCTGTGCGACCGGCTGCAGGCGGCCGGGTTCGTCGAGCGGGAGGTGAGCCAGGCCGACCGGCGCGAGGTCCGCCTGCACCTCAGCGGCCGGGGCCGCGCCTTCCTGGCCGACCTGCGCACGCGCCGGGAGGACGCGCTGCGCGCGGTGCTCGACCAGATGCCCGCGGCGAAGCGGGTCGCGCTGCTGCAGGGTCTTGAGGCGTTCTGCGACGCGGCGGCGGCCCAGATACACGACGACTCCGAAGACTCCCGCTCGTCCGGTACCCGGACTGCCTGATTTTCTCGCCGTCTCACGGAGTCGGCCCTTCCGGTCCCTTCCCCGCGCACGTTCGGCACGCCTAGGCTGTTGCCCTCCACCTATAGTTGTCAAACGACAACTGTCCGCTCCGTGAGCCCCATGGCCTTCTCTCGCGCACCCCACCGCCCACCCTCCCTGCCCGTACCGTCGCAGTACCGGTCCGGGTACCCCGCCACCGCCTCGACCTGCGCCGACTGTGGTCAACGTCTCGCCGGGGCATATGCGGGGCATGACCGGGGCGAGCGCGGGTAACGGCGCTGAAGGTGGCCTGTCGGGGGATCGGAGCGGGCCGGACTGAGAGGGAGGGCCCGTGACGGCGACCATGCGCATCGGCACGACGACGGATTCCGCCACCTGCACCGGTGAGGAACTGCCGCAGATCGCCGAACCCCAGAAGCTCGCCCCGCAGGACGCGCGCGGGCTGACCGGCCAGTTCCTCGACCGGCTCGCCGTCCTTGAGGAGGGCACGCCCGAATACCAGTACGCCCGCAACACGCTCATCGAGATGAACATGTCGCTGGTGCGCTTCGCGGCCCGCCGGTTCCGCACCAGCGGGCAGTCGATGGAGGACATCGTCCAGGTCGGCGTCATCGGGCTGATCAAGGCCATCGACCGCTTCGAGGTCTCCCGCGAGGTGCAGTTCACCAGCTTCGCGGTGCCGTACATCATCGGCGAGATCAAGCGGTTCTTCCGTGACACGTCCTGGGCCGTGCACGTGCCGCGCCGCCTTCAGGAGGCCCGTACGGAACTCGCCAAGGCCACCGAGGAGCTGGCCTCCCGCCTCGGCCGCGCGCCGAAGGTGGCCGAACTGGCCGCCCTGATGAACCTGTCGGAGGAGGAGGTCGTCGAGGCCCAGATCGCCGCCAACGGCTACCTGTCCTCCTCCCTCGACGCCACCGTCACCGGCGACCCGGACGAGAGCGACACGACACTGTCGGAGTTCATCGGCGAGGAGGACCCGGCCCTCGAACTCGTCGAGGACTTCCACGCCCTGGCCCCCCTCGTCGCCGAACTCGACGAGCGCCAGCGCCTCATCCTCCACCTGCGCTTCGTGGAGGAGCTGACCCAGGCGGAGATCGGAGCCCGGCTCGGCATCTCGCAGATGCACGTCTCCCGGCTGATCTCGCGCACGGTGGCACGCCTGCGGTCGGGAATGCTGACCACGAGCTGACACGCCCCCAGCAACGGCGAGAGCCCCGGCCCGGAGCGATCCGGACCGGGGCTCTTGTGTAGGCCCTGTGGGATTCGAACCCACAACCCATGGATCAAAGGAACAGACCCGCTGTGGCGGGGCCGCGACTTCGGCCGGAGGCCGTGCCGGTGGAACCGTTCGGCCACGAGGGCCGTCCCTGCGCGCCACAGCCCGGCCGTGCGCGGCTGTGACGGCCCGCCGATACCGGCGGACCCCCTCACCTCAGGCCGCGGCCGACGGGCTGGGCGATCCGCCGGCGCGGCGGTATTCGGCGTTGATGCGCCGGGCTTCTTCGAGTTGGTCTTCGAGGATGATGATCCGGCATGCGGCCTCGATCGGGGTGCCCCTGTCGACGTGCTCACGCGCGCGGGCCGCGATGCGCAGTTGGTAGCGGGAGTAGCGGCGGTGTCCGCCCTCGGAGCGCAGTGGTGTGATCAGCCGTGCTTCGCCGATGGCTCGGAGAAAGCCGGGAGTGGTGCCGAGCAGCTCGGCGGCCCGGCCCATCGTGTAGGCGGGGTAATCGTCGTCGTCGAGACGGCCTAGCGACTCGTCTGCTGTCATCTCACCTCTCTGTGGAACGCGTGGAGGGGCCTTGGTGCCATACGGCACCAAGGCCCCGAAGGAACTGCAACACCATCTGCCGGCCCTAGTGCTGCGCCGGCCTTCTGTTTCCGCACAGCCACCCGATACGACGGGGGTGCGGGGATCGCGGATGCGTGACCGGAGACCACCTACCTATCGATGTCCTGCGGTACCCGGGCTCAGTCTTCCGCCCGGGCGATCCTGATGGCGCTCGACTCCTCCGTTCTTCCCTCTCAACTGATCACTTACAAACGGGGAATGCGTACTGCTTGTACCGCGAACTGCTGGTGGCCTGACACAGCGCCACTCCCCGGCACGCGCGTCCGCAGCCCGACGCCTTCACCGAGGGCACCGCTCAATTCAGCACTGCTGGTACTGCAACCGCGTCAACTGCGGTCCTGCTCATGGCGGCCCCTCACCACTACGGGCCACCCGGTCCGGTCGTCAGTTCCGTCGCCGCCGTACAACAACCTGGCTTCGAAACTCCACCACCGCACCGTCACGCGGGTACTGCTGCCCGGCAGTTCGTGTCTGCCGGGCCCTGCTCGATCTCGGCTACGAAAGAAACCGTAGCCATGCGAGCAGCGAATGTCTACTCCAGCGAGAACAGATTTAGTGCGCCTGGCGATGAGGTATCCCGCTGGGCCGGTCTGCGAACGCCCGGGACGGTCCGCAGCGCAGGTCCGCCGCCCGGGTGAGACCCAGAGCCGCCCGCCGGGCTTCCCGTGACGCCGCCGACGGCCCGGCGCCGGGTGGCGGGCGGAGCCCAGGGACCGGGTAGGCAAGGCCGGGCGCGGCCGGTGCCGACGCTCGCCGTACCGCGCGAGCCCTCCTTGAAGACCTGGGACAGCCGACCACTGCCCGGGCAGCCGAGGACACCGCCGTCCCGATCGTGTCCGAGCTCGTCACCAATGCGCCTGCCCTGCCCGCTAGTGCCACCGGCAAGCCGCCCGGACAGGCCGGTGCATAGAATCCGATCTCATGCCGAAGCCTGACGAGCTGATCATTGACATCGCCGCCCTTGTGGAGTCGGGGCAGAGCAATCGGATGTCCCTGACCGTGGTGACCGGTGGTGCTGTCATCACCGGTCGACTGGCTCCCGAAGCCGTGTGGAGGCAGAGGGTGTCGGAGGTACTGACGGATTCCGCCGACCTGGGCGAGTTCTCCGCTGTCTTCGACACCCCTGCGAAGAAGGACGGGCCGCCCACGCATCTGCACTTTCATGTCGCCCGGATCCTGCAGGGCACGGTGGGGATCCCGGAGACGGGCGGGATGTTCCGCGTCGCGATCGAGGACGTCAACGCCTGGACCGTGGGCGACTTCAGCTACTCCGACCACTGACCCACTGACCCGCCGCCGCGTCGAGAGCGGCACGGCACGCAGTGAGGGCCCTATCGGCGCGCGCCGATAGGGCCCTCATCACTGCTCTGTTGGAGTCGTGCCTGTCCCGTCGGTCAGACGGACAGGGGGGTGCCAAGCATTGCGGAAGCCCGCTGCAACGGGCTTTCGACGCGCGCGGGTGCGACCTCGGGGAGGGCGCGACAGGTGAAGCCGAGCCGGGACATGGCCCGGAGGACTTCGCCGGCGCTGAAATCGCGGCGGTCCTGGCGGGTGATGACCTGGCCGACCTGCTTGACGGGATAGTGGCGTCGTCCGATGATCACAAACTCGCCGGTGACCGGTTCGGGCTTGACGCCCTTCATCGATTCCAGCACGCCGCTCTTGGTCAGGTCGAACGGAAAGCGGGCGATGACACAGCGCATGATGCCTCACAGAGGGAAGGAAAGACGGGGCCGACGGCCATGAAACGGCTCAGCTGGTCGGGGCGAGGACGCCCACAGCGCTGCCGTGTTCGTCGACCACGGGCAGGGCCCCGAGCCGGCGACAGCGCATCGCCCGCTCGGCTTCGGCCCTCGTGGTCAGCAGCGAGGCAAAAGGCCCGATGACGTCGGCGATGTCACGCAGGCGGATCCTGTCCGTGTATCCGGAGCCGTCACGAACGGCCGTGAGCCTGGCCCGGGTGACCAGGCCGGTGCACAGACCGTCCTCGTCGCAGACGACCAGATGCCCCGTACGGGCGGCGGCCATCACGGACAGTGCGACCTCGACGGTCATGTCCTCCCAGACCTGCGGTCCGGCCGCGTCCATGACGTCGGCCACCGTGCCGTGCACGGGGTGGGCGCTCGCCGGGCGGCTCTGCACGTGTACCAGTGTCAAAGGGTGCCTCCTGCGGAGTTGGGTCGGCTTCCTGAGCACGAAGGTGCTTATGCGGCCGTCCCGGCCGTGGACTGCCGTACAGAAGCACGACGGGCCGCCGAAGCGGAGCCGCGCCGGCCGCGTGAAGTGGCGCTGCGCTTCTTGGGGCGTTCGACCGCCGGCGCCGTGATGACGACCGGGATGCCGGAGGGGGCCTGGGCGCCGGTGATGCGGTGCAGGGCCTCCTCGCCGGCGCGGACCTGGGTGGTCTGCGGGACGATGCCCGCCGCTGCCATGAGGCGGGTCATGTCGCGGCGCTGGTTCGGGGTGACCAGAGTGACGACACTGCCGGACTCGCCGGCGCGGGCGGTCCTGCCACCGCGGTGGAGGTAGTCCTTGTGGTCGGTCGGCGGGTCGACGTTGACGACGAGGTCGAGGTTGTCGACGTGGATGCCGCGCGCCGCGACATTGGTCGCCACCAGCACGTTGACGTGCCCGGTTTTGAACTGCGCCAGCGTACGGGTGCGTTGCGGCTGTGACTTCCCGCCGTGCAGGGCGGCGGCCCGTACCCCGCTGGTCAGGAGATGCTCGGTGAGGCGGTCGACGGCGTTCTTGGTGTCGAGGAACATGATCACCCGGCCGTCGCGCGCGGCGATCTCGGTGGTGGCCGTGTGCTTGTCGGCGCCGTGGACATGCAGCACGTGGTGCTCCATCGTCGTGACCGCGCCGGCCGAGGGGTCGACGGAGTGCACGACGGGGTCGCTGAGGTAGCGGCGCACGAGCAGGTCGACGTTGCGGTCGAGGGTGGCGGAGAACAGCATGCGCTGGCCCTCGGGACGGACCTGGTCGAGCAGGGCGGTGACCTGCGGCATGAAGCCCATGTCGGCCATCTGGTCGGCCTCGTCGAGGACGGTGATGGAGACCTGGT contains these protein-coding regions:
- a CDS encoding helix-turn-helix domain-containing protein; translated protein: MTADESLGRLDDDDYPAYTMGRAAELLGTTPGFLRAIGEARLITPLRSEGGHRRYSRYQLRIAARAREHVDRGTPIEAACRIIILEDQLEEARRINAEYRRAGGSPSPSAAA
- a CDS encoding SCO5918 family protein; translation: MRCVIARFPFDLTKSGVLESMKGVKPEPVTGEFVIIGRRHYPVKQVGQVITRQDRRDFSAGEVLRAMSRLGFTCRALPEVAPARVESPLQRASAMLGTPLSV
- a CDS encoding RNA polymerase sigma factor SigF, translating into MTATMRIGTTTDSATCTGEELPQIAEPQKLAPQDARGLTGQFLDRLAVLEEGTPEYQYARNTLIEMNMSLVRFAARRFRTSGQSMEDIVQVGVIGLIKAIDRFEVSREVQFTSFAVPYIIGEIKRFFRDTSWAVHVPRRLQEARTELAKATEELASRLGRAPKVAELAALMNLSEEEVVEAQIAANGYLSSSLDATVTGDPDESDTTLSEFIGEEDPALELVEDFHALAPLVAELDERQRLILHLRFVEELTQAEIGARLGISQMHVSRLISRTVARLRSGMLTTS
- a CDS encoding DEAD/DEAH box helicase, with translation MNRTRTNDRFARTRNGSADSGRGGSRYGSSAPRRSGGPGRSGDYGRRPASVRGEFALPKTITPALPAVEGFADLDMPRELLAALGSQGVTVPFPIQAATLPNSLVGRDVLGRGRTGSGKTLAFGLALLARTAGQRAEARQPLGLILVPTRELAQQVTDALAPYARSLRLRLATVVGGMSIGRQVSALRGGAEVVVATPGRLKDLIDRGDCRLDQVSITVLDEADQMADMGFMPQVTALLDQVRPEGQRMLFSATLDRNVDLLVRRYLSDPVVHSVDPSAGAVTTMEHHVLHVHGADKHTATTEIAARDGRVIMFLDTKNAVDRLTEHLLTSGVRAAALHGGKSQPQRTRTLAQFKTGHVNVLVATNVAARGIHVDNLDLVVNVDPPTDHKDYLHRGGRTARAGESGSVVTLVTPNQRRDMTRLMAAAGIVPQTTQVRAGEEALHRITGAQAPSGIPVVITAPAVERPKKRSATSRGRRGSASAARRASVRQSTAGTAA
- a CDS encoding CBS domain-containing protein, which encodes MTLVHVQSRPASAHPVHGTVADVMDAAGPQVWEDMTVEVALSVMAAARTGHLVVCDEDGLCTGLVTRARLTAVRDGSGYTDRIRLRDIADVIGPFASLLTTRAEAERAMRCRRLGALPVVDEHGSAVGVLAPTS